The genomic region CTATATTAACTTACTTTATAGAGATAGAGGACTTGAGAGACAAAAAGCACTTTTAGAAGCTGGGAAGAAAAGGTTAAGGCCTGTTTTAATGACTACTCTTACGACAATTGTAGGTATGTTTCCTTTAGCTCTTGGCATAGGAGAGGGAGCAGAAGCTAGTGCGCCTATGGCGACTGTAGTAATAGGTGGTCTTATTGTATCAACACTTCTAACTTTAATATTTGTACCAGTTATGTATAGTTTATTAGACGATGTATCAAAATGGTTTATTAGTAAATTCAAAAGTCAGCCATCATCTACTTCTGAAGGCATGTAAATATGAAAGAGGTGGTATTTAACAATGAAAAGAAACCAAATCTTAACGGGTGCTGCTAAAGTATTTAGTTTAAAGGGGTATCATTCTACTAAAATACAAGAGATAGCTAATGAAGCTGGTGTCGGCAAGGGGACGGTATATGAGTATTTTGATAGTAAAGAGAATCTGTTTATTGAAATGATTAGAATTGGGACTAAAAAGTATCAAAAGATAATTAATGATTCCTTATCACAGCCATTATCTATATGGGAAAAGTTGACTCTTGTACTAGAAAGAGAAGCAAATTTTCTTTGGGAAAATCAAGAGATAGCTCGTCTTATATTAAACTCTGAATCACGGATAGTTATTGAAAACGAGTTATATGATTGGTTATTAGAAGTTAGGAATAGCATTTTAGAAATGTATGAAGCTGCCTTTAAAGAAGCGATTGAAAGAGGTGAAATAAGGCCAGGTAATGTAAAATTGTATGCACGTATGTTAAAGGGCTGGGAAATTGAGGTCATTGGTGCTTTAATTCTATTAGAAAATAAAAAGCCTGAACAAGAGGAAATTAATTGTCTTATTCAGACTTTACGCCATGGAATATAATTTGAAAGATAGTTTAACTTACTAATTAACCCTATATTTTAAGTTATTTTGATCTGATGGTCATCTGATTACTAAGGACAGTTTAATAGATGGCCATCAGAAAATTAATTATCAAAAAAAATCTGTTAGAACGGGTTGAGGGAACTCTTGTAAACTGTTTTAAAATTTTGGGTTACTCTCTAGTAAGTTGAACCTGCATACGTAGCGAACAGCTCCGTATAACAGAAAAATCCTAATGCTACTGTTTAAAAGGGATCTAAACAATAGCAATAAACCTATCATACACAGTTGAATTCCTATCAACTTGATAAGGATTGTGAGTGAGAAACGTTTTCAATTAGTGAATATGAAAGAGATATTTAATTATAATCAAAGCAGAGGAAAAATTTAAGACTTGCGAAACCATAGTTTTAATAGTATTATTTCAGGTAGGAATTGAGGGATTTAAATTGTTTTTAATGAGAATGATTTTCAGTTTCAATCAAACTATTTTCTCTTAGTTCTACACTAACAATAAAATTTATAGGAGGTAGTAAGATGAAGGATGGATTTTTGAAAATTGAGACAGTTACAAAAACTCTACTTGTTATCACTTTAATGCTAGGAGTTCTGCTTTTAGCAGGGTGTGGGAGTGCAGAAGGAGAAAATGATGAGCTAGTTGTTTATTCAGCCCGTAATGAAAGGTTTGTTGACAACTTATTAGATAAATTCACTGAAGACACAGGTATTGAGGTTCAAGCTTTACATGGTGCTGATGCACAACAAATAGAAGAAGAATCAAATAATGTTCAAGCAGATGTATTTATTTCAAACGATTTAGGAGCGTTAGGGTACTTAGATCAACAAGAGTTATTACAGGGAGCAGAACTAGAAGGTATTGAGACAATACCAGAAGAATTTAGATCAGAAGATAACTCTTACTTTGCTATTTCATTAAGATCACGAGGATTTATATACAACAAAGATATGATATCTGAAGACGAAATGCCAACAAGAGGAAAAGATTTATTTGATCCTAAATGGGCTGATGTTGAAGGTGGATATGCAATCACCCGTGGTGGTAATGGTGGTATGATCGGTCATGTATCAGCTCTTCGTTATGAATGGGGAGATGAGAAAACTTCAGAATGGGTAGAATCAATAAGAGAAAATGCGGCAGGTATTTACCAAGGTTATAGTGATGTTCGTAGAGCAGTTGGAGCAGGTGAGCATGCATTTGGTCTTGTAAACAACTACTATTTCCACCAGCAGTTAGAAGAACCTGATAACAACAATGTAGGCTTTATTTACCTTGATCAGGATGAAGATGAGATGGGTACTGTAGCGAACGCAGCTGGAGCTGGTTTAGTGAAAGATGGACCTAATGAAGAAAATGCGAAGGTTTTTCTTGAGTGGTTAT from Natranaerobius trueperi harbors:
- a CDS encoding TetR/AcrR family transcriptional regulator, whose amino-acid sequence is MKRNQILTGAAKVFSLKGYHSTKIQEIANEAGVGKGTVYEYFDSKENLFIEMIRIGTKKYQKIINDSLSQPLSIWEKLTLVLEREANFLWENQEIARLILNSESRIVIENELYDWLLEVRNSILEMYEAAFKEAIERGEIRPGNVKLYARMLKGWEIEVIGALILLENKKPEQEEINCLIQTLRHGI
- a CDS encoding extracellular solute-binding protein; translation: MKDGFLKIETVTKTLLVITLMLGVLLLAGCGSAEGENDELVVYSARNERFVDNLLDKFTEDTGIEVQALHGADAQQIEEESNNVQADVFISNDLGALGYLDQQELLQGAELEGIETIPEEFRSEDNSYFAISLRSRGFIYNKDMISEDEMPTRGKDLFDPKWADVEGGYAITRGGNGGMIGHVSALRYEWGDEKTSEWVESIRENAAGIYQGYSDVRRAVGAGEHAFGLVNNYYFHQQLEEPDNNNVGFIYLDQDEDEMGTVANAAGAGLVKDGPNEENAKVFLEWLLEEENQVEFVGESLELLINSEYGAEYPSEVEPHIVETDELNIQDMPIDELGNYYEDTTDLIEQSGLDLELR